In Molothrus ater isolate BHLD 08-10-18 breed brown headed cowbird chromosome 22, BPBGC_Mater_1.1, whole genome shotgun sequence, the genomic window cacACCCCACATCCTGCAGGACCCCCACCCAGAGCTCCACGCTCCTCCTTGGGCTGCCCAGCCAGCggaggatggggctgtgagacccctgagctgtccccatgGGGTCATGGCCGTGCCACCTCCCCTGCTGACCCgcctctctgcctgcagagtTTGCAAAGCTGATTCAGCTGCTCTGGACCTCGTCCCCCAACGAGAGCGTGAGCCCCTCCGAGTTCAAGACACAGATCCAGAGATACGCCCCACGCTTCGTCGGCTACAAGTAAGggggggtggctgcagggtggTGGGGGGAGCTGAGCCCCCTGCAGCCTCTCACTGGCCATGCTCTGTGTCTTGCAGCCAGCAGGATGCACAGGAATTCCTGCGGTTCCTGCTGGACGGGCTGCACAGCGAGGTGAACCGCGTGCTGGTGCGGCCCCGGGCCAGCACCGACACCCTGGATCACCTCCCGTAAGTGCTGGCACTGCACAAGCCCCAGGAGAGTTCACTGCCCGCAaggccagcctggggacagtgacCTCACAGGTCCCTCTGGGCTGGGTGGCGGGGCTGGTGTCCCCCAGGCCATGCTCAGTGCCCCGCTGTGTCCCCATCCTTGCAGTGACGACGAGAAGAGCCGGCAGATGTGGAGGAGGTACCAGGAGAGGGAGGACAGCCGCATCAGcggtgagcagggctggggaagggaggacagggctgggctgggggcgaGGGGGGAACCAGGGCTctcaccctgctctgtcccacCCCACCAGACCTCTTCGTTGGGCAGCTGAAGAGCTCTCTGACCTGCAGCGAGTGCGGCTACTGCTCCACAGCCTTCGACCCCTTCTGGgacctgtccctgcccatccccaaGGTGAGGGGGAGCCCCAGTGATCCCTGTTTCCCACTGCCTGTCCCACACTGCCTGTCCCTAACCATCACTGCACTCCCACAGAAAGGCTACGGGGAGGTGACACTCATGGATTGCCTCCGGCTCTTCACCAAAGAGGACGTGCTGGATGGGGACGAGAAACCGGTACAGGGCAGGggggctccctggggcaggctggggccCTTCCCCTCTGTGCTTGTGTTGCCAGGACTGTGGGCAGTGCCCTCACCCTCCTGCTCGTGCTGTTTTCTCCCACAGACGTGTTGTCGCTGCAAAGCCAGGACAAGGTGcacaaaaaaattcagcatcCAGAAGTTCCCCAAGATCCTGGTGCTTCGTATCCTTCGGGCagagggtggggacaggggctgttGTAGGGGGCAGAGATGGGTTATTGCAGGCTCCCCTTTGTCCCTTTGGCTCCTTGACGTCACCCTCCAGACCTGAAGCGCTTCTCCGAGTCCAGGATACGAAGCAGCAAACTCACCACCTTCGTCAACTTCCCGCTGAAGGACCTGGACCTGAGGGAATTCGCCTCgcagagctgcagtgagtcCCAGCCCCTGCTTGCCTCTAACCCCAACCCTGAGCTCCTGGGGCCTCCTGGGCTCCTCGTGTCCCCAGCTGGTGGGGGACAGAGGGGTGAGGGGTGGGAGGCACAGAatccaggctgctggagctgctggcatggtgaggagcagaggggtgAGGGGTGGGAGGCACAGAatccaggctgctggagctgctggcatggaggggacagaggggtgAGGGGTGGGAGGCACAGAatccaggctgctggagctgctggcatggtggggacagaggggtgAGGGGTGGGAGGCACGGAatccaggctgctggagctgctggcatggtggggggctctgtgctggcactttgtggggcagcagggctgagcagcccccctgctccccacagacCACGCCGTTTACAACCTCTACGCCGTCTCCAACCACTCGGGCACCACCATGGGGGGACACTACACAGCCTACTGCAAGAGCCCCGTGTCCAGCGAGTGGCACACCTTCAACGACTCCCGGTGAGCCTGGGGTGGGACAGGCGAGCAGGGacccccctgcccagggcatcccatccctgctgctcacagctgtccCCTTGCCCTCTCTGCAGCGTCACCCCGATGTCCTCGAGCCACGTGCGCAGCAGCGATGCCTACCTGCTCTTCTACGAGCTGGCCAGCCCGTCCTCCCGCATGtagccagccctgcctccctggGGGAGCCCTGGGCCACCCCTCAGAGCCGGCTCCACCAGGGTTCGGGCGTTTGGCACCCCCAGAGCAAGGGGGAGGCAAAGAGGAGACACCCCCGAggtggctgcagagggaggctggggacagccaggagcagagcccggGCAAGGACATCCCAGCTCCGAACTGAGGAGGGACTCGTGACAGGACGGGgctcaggcagctccagctcaggcaCCTTCTGATTGCTGGCATTTGGTTTTTACCTCGGGgttttagtttcttttctttttccttttttttttccctcttttttttttttctcttttttcttctttttttttttttctttctttttctttttctttctctttttttttttttttttttttttttttttttggtgtgtaaTAAAAATCCTGAGCAAGGGACTCTACAGGAATGGGGCCACCTGTCCCATTGACTCAACCAGGACCTCTTCTCCCCTGGGACAGCACCCAGGAGAGCCTCACACATCCCTCCTGACCTCTTGCCACTCCTGTATCTGCTTGGCCGTCCCAGAGGATTCCTGAACTGCTCCCGATCTCCTCCCGGCACTTCCAAACCTCCTGGCAAAGGACTCCAGCCCTCTGGTGGCCTCCGCCCCATCTCAGGCAGCACAacccctgcagctgccccacacACACTCCTCAAAGCAGCCTGAGCCCAGACCCACggacaggagggaggagaaCATTTTGTGGAATTTCTATGTATTTATAATGGACTTTGCTTCAACCTGGAGCCCCCCGCTGCTtcctgcctctccagggacttgtgccggggctgctccgggTAGGTTTTTACCTGCCTCCTCAAACGACGGTGCCTTAAACCATTTAGGGGAGAGGGGGGGCCGCGGGGGTCGCAcggagagggaggggaggacGGTGGCTTTCCGGGACCATCTGCAATcggggcttttttttctccctgtgatCAGGAGCCCTCCTGGGTGCCCGGGGACCcgccctgctgctctgtcctccAGCTAGCAAATGCCAGTGGCCTTTTTAgcctttaatttattctcctcCCCGTCCTGCCTTGCCTGAGGTGCAGCGGGAGGAGACACGGGCACCATCCCAGCCCTCGGGGCAGCTCCATCCAACCCACAGCCGGCCCTGCGGGCACGGGCTGAGCGCTGGCACCAgcatcctgcccagcctggggcatcCCAGCGGGGCTCAGGGAGGGCAGGATGGGAACGGGGGGGCTGCCCGCGgcgggagctgggctggggcagcgaTGCTGCTTGGCAGGTGGCTTGTTTACTGTGTAAGCAAGACGGGTGGGAAGTGTCTCATACAAGGGAGACTCGTGCAGGAATAAACTTGAGCTTGAACAGGGCGTTGGGTGCGTGTGTTTTGTCTCCGGGTGCTCTGGCAGAGGGTGGACAGCCGCCactgctggagccccaggagcacccATGGAGCAGAACCGCTCTGGGCTCGCCTGCAGCAGGGGAGATGTGGCTGCAGGTGGCAGAAGGAGCCTCTTCAACCCCACGGAGCTCCCCGGTGCCCACACTCGTCCCTCAAAAGCCCTGAACAATGGCTCCTTTCTCCCCTACTTAGGGACGGAGACGGGCATTAAGGGGCAGCAGGAATGCAGGTGGCAGGGCCCAGGCACCCAGCgagggcaggagggacacgCTCAGCCCGGGGTCCCCAGCACGGCCCTTTCAGCgctgccctgagcagagaggagctgcgGGCAGCTGCAAAGCCCAGGCGCCGTGCGGGGACCCCAGCAGCGGGgtccctggggatgggctcCCGGCAGGACGGGTGCGAGCACTCGTTCCCCTTTAAGACGCTGTTTCTCCGTGCCAGAGCCTGACCTCGGCATCCTCAGCTGAGCTGGATTAACGGGGCGAGGGGGAAGGGGCCTGCGGAGGGGACTGGGGCTGCCGCCGCCTCCCGGGGCTCCCCGCACTCCCGGCACGGCGGGCATGGCCCTCGGGTGGGCTCCGGCGCTGGGCTGCCGCCTGtagagctggcactgccacctcctCGGGTGGGCTCCGGCGCTGGGCTGCCGCCTGtagagctggcactgccacctcccCGCCCCACAGCGTGGAGCAGGGGCCCCCACGCCGCCCCGGAGcccatggggacagctggggaggagcgggcggtggggctggggggcacagggcgCTGGGCAGGATTTtagccaggctgctccaggaacCGCCCGCTGCCATGAAAGACTTCACCGAAATCACGCTTTGCCCCGAGGCTCTGGACGGCAGCAAGGTAGGGCTGGGGGTGTGGGTGCCGCTGATGGTCCCCTCGTGTCCCCGCTCGTGTCCCCCCGCGGGTCTCCAGGGTGCCACCCGCTCTCGCTGTCCCACAGACCGAATTCTGCAACCCCGTTTTTGAGGGCGAGGAGCCCCGGGCGGCACCGAGCGCGGAGCACCCGCCAGACAAGGATGGGACCGGCCCCGCACGGCGCCGGGACGGCCTCGGTACCAGCCTGGGGGTTTGTACACGGCCCCTGCccatggggctgcaggagcggggctctggggctgcttgGGGACACATCGGGGACGTGCCCAGCGAGGGCTGAGCCACCCTCGGTACCAGCCTGGGGGTTTGTACACAGCCCCGGCccatggggctgcaggagtAGGGTGCTGGGGCTATTTGGGGACACATCGGCACCGCGGGACGCGCCCAGCGagggctgagccagccctgcagggaggtggGGAATGGTTTAGCAGCGCTCTGCCCGCTGTTCTCGCCTccaggccagcagctctgggcacaggtGGGCTGGAGGTACCGCGCCGACTGCAAGTTCACCTGGCTCTGCGTGGCTCTGATGAGCACCATCCTGCTCTTCCTCATCGCCCTCCTGCTCGGCATCGTCATCCACCGTGAGTGCCGAGCCGGGAGGTGGCTCTGGCTGGGGTGGGGGACACAGAACCGGCTCAGAGGGGGAGAGGGGCACCCAGAGCACGCCCCGGGTCTGCCCGCTGTGGGGAGAGGGTGGGATCTCCGTGTCCCCGGGATGTGTCCCATCGGTGTGAGATGCCCGGGCAGCTGCACACCTGTGGGTAGGgtgggagcacagcactgggagggcttcctgagccccttccctgcACCGCAGCCGTCCCTCCCCGCTGGGGCTGAGCAATCCCCGCTCTTCCCTGGCCACAGAGCTGACGTCCCCACACCCACCTGGTGCCCCAGCCACGGCCCTGCCCGCCcgtggcactgccaccaccgCCACAGCACCCATCCGAAGGGACCCCC contains:
- the USP2 gene encoding ubiquitin carboxyl-terminal hydrolase 2 isoform X2 encodes the protein MRDSYTVTLPEEPPALPDLHKDLRPRASMPGSLLVSTFVGLVLNKTKSSKAVQGLTGLRNLGNTCFMNSILQCLSNTKELRDYCLQNQYLRDLNNNSRMRTALMSEFAKLIQLLWTSSPNESVSPSEFKTQIQRYAPRFVGYNQQDAQEFLRFLLDGLHSEVNRVLVRPRASTDTLDHLPDDEKSRQMWRRYQEREDSRISDLFVGQLKSSLTCSECGYCSTAFDPFWDLSLPIPKKGYGEVTLMDCLRLFTKEDVLDGDEKPTCCRCKARTRCTKKFSIQKFPKILVLHLKRFSESRIRSSKLTTFVNFPLKDLDLREFASQSCNHAVYNLYAVSNHSGTTMGGHYTAYCKSPVSSEWHTFNDSRVTPMSSSHVRSSDAYLLFYELASPSSRM